ATGGTCCTGATCGGACTCGGGTTCAAAGCCGCCCTTGTCCCGTTCCACCAGTGGACGCCGGACGTCTACCAAGGCGCCCCGACGAACGTGACCGCCTTCATGGCCGCGGTCAGTAAGATCGCCGCGTTCGGGGCGTTGATCCGCTTCCTTGAGTCGGCCACCCCGCTTCAAGGTTATTGGATGCCCGTGCTCACCTGGGTCGCCATCCTGACGATGACCGTCGGCAACCTCGCCGCTCTGGCGCAGAAGGACGTCAAACGGGTCCTGGGATACTCCAGCATCGCCAACGCGGGCTATATCCTGGTCGCGGTGCTGGCCCACGTGAAGTCGCCTGACCGCATCGGCCTGTCGACCGTCACGTACTACCTGCTGACTTATTGCCTGATGACCTTGGGGACGTTCGCGGTCGTCAGCTTGGCCGTCAAGGGCGGCAAGGAGGGCACGCGGTTCCAAGACTTGAACGGCCTTTGGAAGCGCGCCCCGCTCGCAGTAGCTTGTCTCGTGGTGTTCGTCGCGTCCTTGATCGGCATTCCGCCGACAGCGGGGTTCGTCGGAAAGTTCCAAATCTTCATGGACGCGCTCGCCGCCGATCTGCCTGTCCTTGCCATCGTCCTGGCCGTCAACTCGGTGATCAGCGTCGCGTACTACCTCGGCATCCTTCAGGCCGCGTTCGTCGACGACGAGGGCTTCCGGAAGAACCCGGCGCGGCAACCTGGCTTCGGCCTGCTGGTCGCCGTCGTCGCGTGTGCGATCGGCGTCTTCTGGGCGAGCTTCGCGGCGACCCCTCTCCAGAAGTCCCTCAAAGGCGACGGAAACCCGTCCGGACCCGTCGCGCGGCGGTGACACCCGGATGAAGCTCGCCGTCAGTATGTGGTGCTATGTCCGGGCCGTGAAAGGAGGTCGTCTCGATCTTTGCGGTTTCGTCCGGGAAGCGGCCCGCATCGGCGCTGACGGCGTCGAACTGCTCGACTTCTTCTATCAGGACGCCCGCGAAGAGCGGCCACGTGTCTTCGAAGCGTTATCGGAGGCGGGACTGCCTTGCCCGATCTTCAGCGTCGCCAATAACTTTGTCAAGACCACGGCCCAGGAACGGGCCGAACAGACCGACCGGATCCGCTTCGGAGTCGACGAAGCCGTGTACTACGGAGCGTCGACGGTCCGGGTCTTCGCCGGAGACGCGGCGGAGGGCGTGACATTCGACGACGCCCGGACGTGGATCGTCGACGGACTTGCCGAAGCGGCGGACTACGCCCGTGACAAGGGCGTCCGACTGGCTCTGGAGAACCATGGCAGACTGGCCGGCCAGAGCGGGCAAGTGAGGGGGCTGATCGAAGAGGTCCGGTCCAAAACCGGCCACGACGCCCTGGGGGCCAATCCGGACACGGGCAATTTTCTGTTGGTCGGTCAGGATCCGGTCCAGGCCGTCGCAGAATTGGCCGGAACCGCCGCGATGGTCCATTTCAAGGATTTCGCGCCAGGAGACGGGCACTACGTTTCTTCGGCCGGGACGAGGTTCCAAGGCACCGTCATCGGGGAGGGCACGGTCGACCTCGGCGGCTGTGTCGCTGCACTCCGTGCAGGCGGGTTCGAAGGATGGATGAGTCTGGAGTACGAAGGTGACGGCGATCCGTTCGGCGATGTCGAGAGGTCGGCTCGAAACTGCCGCACGATCTTAGGTTGATCATTCTTCACCCTGAAGTGCAGGGTCGGTCAGACTAAAAGCTCTCTCAAAAACCGCCGATACTTTC
This genomic window from Armatimonadota bacterium contains:
- a CDS encoding sugar phosphate isomerase/epimerase, with translation MKLAVSMWCYVRAVKGGRLDLCGFVREAARIGADGVELLDFFYQDAREERPRVFEALSEAGLPCPIFSVANNFVKTTAQERAEQTDRIRFGVDEAVYYGASTVRVFAGDAAEGVTFDDARTWIVDGLAEAADYARDKGVRLALENHGRLAGQSGQVRGLIEEVRSKTGHDALGANPDTGNFLLVGQDPVQAVAELAGTAAMVHFKDFAPGDGHYVSSAGTRFQGTVIGEGTVDLGGCVAALRAGGFEGWMSLEYEGDGDPFGDVERSARNCRTILG
- a CDS encoding NADH-quinone oxidoreductase subunit N; the protein is MIPVLPQIDWTVLMPVLTVIGTGVAALFVEMFWPRRNNGPLVAVSLVGLAWAGWQVLSQFGSKPTKTFADMMLRDQTSLVLQLLLIGACFVAFLFSEGYLREKKIAFAEFYPLALWSTAGGMLMVTTTNLLEMFLGLEVLSIALYCLAGTSRQESKSEESALKYFLLGAFASAFFLMGVAYIFGATGSLDMSRIAEVADFFQAEIGAPLVFGVMMVLIGLGFKAALVPFHQWTPDVYQGAPTNVTAFMAAVSKIAAFGALIRFLESATPLQGYWMPVLTWVAILTMTVGNLAALAQKDVKRVLGYSSIANAGYILVAVLAHVKSPDRIGLSTVTYYLLTYCLMTLGTFAVVSLAVKGGKEGTRFQDLNGLWKRAPLAVACLVVFVASLIGIPPTAGFVGKFQIFMDALAADLPVLAIVLAVNSVISVAYYLGILQAAFVDDEGFRKNPARQPGFGLLVAVVACAIGVFWASFAATPLQKSLKGDGNPSGPVARR